The sequence below is a genomic window from Polaribacter vadi.
CACTTGTATCTATTTAAAGCTCTAATATTGATATCAAAATCATAAGAAACAGAAAACTCATGAATACCACCTGTATTTAATAGGTTTGTTGTATTAAAATCATACGAATAACCAAATCTAAAACCTTGCCATCTAAAACCTACAAATGTACTTACAGCGCTTACTATTGAAGATGTAAATTCATTTTTTATAGGTGTTAAACCAGCAGTAATTCCTAAAGAAAATTGATTTTCAAAAACATATTGTCCTCCAACATCTAATCGATTATAAGGTCCTTGCATCATGAAATTAGAAAGTAGATACACTTTACTTTTTCGATTAAATAATGTTCTTTGATTTTCTAAAAAAGGAAGATAATATTTTGCATGCACTGACAAAAACATATTTAATGGAGCATTTCCATTTTCAGTTAAAGAAATATTAGGTTTATTTAAATGTCTTACTGTAATCCCAATCCAACTATCAGCATTGTTAAATAGCAAAGAAGAACTAAAATCGAAAAAATTACGCTGACTACGAAGTATAGCAGGATCTATACTTGATGTATTTATTGTATAGGTATTCAAATTAATTTGGTCTCCTAATAATAAATTTTGAAAACCATAATTTTTCATTCCAAAACCGGCCACAATACTTGGTCTAAAAAACCAGGTATCATTTAATTGAAATGCCATTGAATAATTAAAATTAACTTGATTATATGTATAGCTTGAAATATTTTCTGTTTGATTTAGGAAACTAACACCAACTCCTATTTTATAACGCTCTAACCAAGTATCAAAAAAACCATAATTAGAGTTTGTTTTAAATGTGGAGTTCCTCCATTGAGATCTATATAAAGAGCCAACTTTGGTACTTCTTAAAGAACCCGTAAATGAAGAGTTTAAAGTCTCTGGCACCAAAAAAGCTTGCGAAAAAATAACATCTTGTGCATAACTAACCATACTTGTAAAAACAAAAAATAGAATAAGAACTCTCTTCATATTATTTTATTAATGTAAATGGTAAAGTTTCAATGATTTCACCTTTGTAAAAAGTAAGCCCTTTTATAACAATCACATAATTCCCATTTTCGGCTGGCAAACCTTTTATAAATCCATCCCAGCCCTTAAAATTTAAACTCTTTTCATAATAAACTGTGGCACCCCAAGTAGTATAAATTGTTATTTCTATTTCTGAAAAACCTTCATGAACGGGTTTCATCCTATCATTATAACCATCTCCATTAGGAGTAAAGGAATTTGGGGTTATTAAAATATAGCCTTTGGTAATATGTACAATTCTTTCTAAAACATATGTGCATCCAACTTCATATTCCACAGTATATATAATGGTATAAAAACCTTCTTTGGTATAGGTATAAGTTGGATTTTCTTCATGTATAGTTGGACTCCCATCACCAAAATTCCAAGTGATTTTACGAATATCTCCTGTTGATAAACTTGTAAACTGTATAGGATCTTTGATGGATAGTAAGTTGTAATTATCAAAAGCAAAAGAACTATACTCAAAATCTGTAGCGCCTATTGTTGGTACACTAACATTAAAAGATTTTTGTCGGGAACAACCTGCACTGTCTGTAATGGTTACTGAATAAACATCATTATCTGAAGTAGTCATTATATGATTGTCTACACCAGAGATTGTTCCTGAAGACCATGAATAGGTATAAGGTGAAAAACCTCCACTACCATTTGCGGTTAATTGTTTGCTAGCTGTTCTTAAATCACAATCTTTAATAATTACCTCATCAACCAAAATATCTAAGGGTTCTTGCCTAAAAATAGTGTATTGCTCTGTAAAAACACAGCCTACTGCATCCGTAATTTGAACTGAATACACTCCTGCTCCAATATTATTTAAGTCTTCTGAAGTTTCATTTGTATTCCATAAAAAAGAGTATGGCTCTACACCTCCAGAGATTTCTAAATTGATACTTCCACTATTTTCAATAGCACAATCTGTGGCATCTATCACAGTTTCAACAACTACAATTGGTGCTGGATTCGAAATAATAAAAGTTTCTTTTATCGGGCATTGTGTTGGATTGCTATCTGTTATTGTAACAGTATAGGTACCTGCTGCAAGATTACTTCTTTGAGCTGCATCTGTAACACCATCATTCCAAACGATCGAAATTGGAGCAATACCTCCAGTTAAATTCAAATTAATAGAAGCATCATTTTCTGAGTTACATGTTATTGGTGATGTTGTAGGTTCAATATAAAAAATAGCTTCGTTAATTACTATGGATGTTTGTTCTGTACAATTATTAGCATCTGTAACATTTATTGTATATCTATCTGGAGCTAAATTTGATAATGATAAATCTGTTGCTGAATTACTCCAAGTAAAAGTATAGGGTGCCTTTCCTCCTGTTAAAGTTACATCAATAGTTCCATCGCTTTTTTGGTAACAACTTTCATCTGTTTTTACAACATCAATCTTAATTTGATCTGCTTGATTTATAGTAAAAGTAGCATTTGTTGTACAACCCAAATCGTCAATTACATGTAAAGTGTAAACTCCTGCCATTAAATTATCAATATTTTTTGAAGTACTCGTATATCCATTTGGTCCAGACCAAGAATACAAATAATCAAAAGCACCTGAAGATATTGCTGTTTTTACACCTCCAGAAACAGCAACTTCCAAAGAACCAGCTGCATCTCCAAAACATAGAATATCCTTTTTATCAAGCAATGTAATTTTTATTTCTTCTGGCTCTGTAAGAACAAAGCTTGTTGAAATTGTACAGTTATTTTGATCGATAACTTCTAATGTATAATTTCCTTTTGTTAACGTATGTTGATTTTTTTGGTTAGATATAATTCCACTACCATTTGTGGTTGTCCAATTATAAGTGTAGGGCATTGTGCCTCCATTCATAGTAATTTCTATGTTACCATTATTGCCATTAAAACACGACACATTTTTTTCTATATCTTTAGTAATTTCTAATATATCTGGTTGTGTAATTGTAAAATCTTCTGTTGTTCTAAATCCTTCTTTATCTTCAATAGTAATGGTATACAGCCCTGCTATTAAATTTGATATGGAACTTTCGGATGAAGAAAAACCATTTGGCCCAGACCAAGAAACATTATAAGGATTGCCAGTATCAAAAGGAACACCTCCTATTATATTAGTAGTGATAGCTCCATCATTAGCTTGAAAACAACTAGCAGGAACAACGACAGCATTTGCATTGATACTCGCAAGTACAGTAATTTCTAACATAAAAGAATTCCCTGTACAATCTGCTGTTGCAGGCGTTATCAAATACGTAACTTTTATAGGTGAACTTGTTGTGTTCTCTAACGTTTGACTTATGAGTTGCTGAGGAGTTGTTGCGTCAGAAGCGCCAATAATCGCATCTGTAGGATTAAAGTTTGGAGCTGTCCATGTATAAAACGTATTGTTAGGTATGGTATTTCCAGAAACTGAATTTGGGCTGAATATAAATGCTTCATCACTATTAATAGTTATTGTTGCATTCGCAATAACAGGTGTTTCATTTACGATAACACTTGCTGAATTAGAAATAAGGGTAGCACAATCGCCTCTAGAAAAATAAATTTCTACATAATAATACATTGTTCCAACAGCATTTGTTGGTGGATTGTAGGAATCTGTAGTTTCATCAACTAAAGGATTTCCATCAGCAGTTGAATTCATAGTATTTGAGAACCATTGGTACCTTACCTCTACTCCTGTTGCTCCTGAATAGGTAACTTCTAACGATTTTGAAATATCATCAATGCAATAATTTTGTACAGTTTCTATGGGATTAATTACTGGTTGTTCTAGTACATTTACCCTAGCAGTATTTGAAACAATTTGAGTACAGGAACCAGATGAAAAAGAAATTTCAACATAATAAAATAATGCTCCCACATTTTCAGTTGGTGGGTTATAAGTATTAGTGTTTGCATCAGAAATTGGAATTCCTCCAAAATTTGTATCTGTAGTATTGTAAAACCATTGATAGGTTGCAGTTCCTGTTCCGTTTTCAAAAACCACTTCTAAAAGCGTTGCAACACTATTTTTACAAACTTCTGATGATAAAGGTTGTGTTGTAATTTTTGGAGTTGGGTTTACAGTAACTACAAAATCCACAGCATCTCCAATACAATCATTATTCTCAGGTATTACTGTATAAGTGACTTGACCATTTGTATTTTGACTATTGATTAAAGTTTGAGTTGGTATTGTATTTGTACTTCCATTGGCTATAAAACCAGTAATACCAGTAGAAGCCACAGCAGACCAAGAAAATGTTGTATTTGCAATACTCGATGTCAAATCAATCGCTACTGTATTTTGATTGG
It includes:
- a CDS encoding PKD domain-containing protein; the protein is MKFKQHLPVLRNKNLILFAVIVLGCMLLKSYAHQNTDVKGAFAYNPKVTIKADSNEICEREIMIITLEGSEGTAPYLFKYTINGGAEKSITSNNAGIAEINFREVFAGTFNYKLTSVTDANSQVTQIADQEVSILVNAVPLVEFTFDQTSICAGEPIQFTAEATGAGELTYLWDFNDNVQSDLENPSHSFEYFGCSTAERTFGVTLLVTDENGCFSSVAKFITVIPKPDLEFFDIDANDFNNCDNATIANPEFTVNVGNNSKSPCVDNYSIDWGDGTTEDSIEFPIEHTYAELGVYAMKVRGLGKNGCYNELEYQVINISHPVGDITSLETTNNVCLTDAEIDFEIINWQTNWPDTMYSVDFGDGSSIETYTHAEIQNNSKLSHVYDEGSCSEPNGEFIATLTIENLCSKTERTLNNIKILAPSIAEFESQEIACINSDVAFINTSLIGENDDCNKAANFIWDFGDGTIVNDNGANTATNQSHQYTNSGTYTVTLTVATQCGSDVFTKNICIEEVNTPTFTIDEEAGCIPLNIAATNTTTENTVCSTASYEWEVTYAASNCETVGAWAFTNGTDQNSENPQFLFTNAGLYTLTQKIITGCGIETNSKIIEVKKPAIVSIDPIDNACDNPTINPTATIQNCTSNESGSTYNWTFTGGNPSTANTLDPGNIVYDAPGIYEVTLQITSECGLSNLATQTFEVFEKPVITNTNLTQEICSNQNTVAIDLTSSIANTTFSWSAVASTGITGFIANGSTNTIPTQTLINSQNTNGQVTYTVIPENNDCIGDAVDFVVTVNPTPKITTQPLSSEVCKNSVATLLEVVFENGTGTATYQWFYNTTDTNFGGIPISDANTNTYNPPTENVGALFYYVEISFSSGSCTQIVSNTARVNVLEQPVINPIETVQNYCIDDISKSLEVTYSGATGVEVRYQWFSNTMNSTADGNPLVDETTDSYNPPTNAVGTMYYYVEIYFSRGDCATLISNSASVIVNETPVIANATITINSDEAFIFSPNSVSGNTIPNNTFYTWTAPNFNPTDAIIGASDATTPQQLISQTLENTTSSPIKVTYLITPATADCTGNSFMLEITVLASINANAVVVPASCFQANDGAITTNIIGGVPFDTGNPYNVSWSGPNGFSSSESSISNLIAGLYTITIEDKEGFRTTEDFTITQPDILEITKDIEKNVSCFNGNNGNIEITMNGGTMPYTYNWTTTNGSGIISNQKNQHTLTKGNYTLEVIDQNNCTISTSFVLTEPEEIKITLLDKKDILCFGDAAGSLEVAVSGGVKTAISSGAFDYLYSWSGPNGYTSTSKNIDNLMAGVYTLHVIDDLGCTTNATFTINQADQIKIDVVKTDESCYQKSDGTIDVTLTGGKAPYTFTWSNSATDLSLSNLAPDRYTINVTDANNCTEQTSIVINEAIFYIEPTTSPITCNSENDASINLNLTGGIAPISIVWNDGVTDAAQRSNLAAGTYTVTITDSNPTQCPIKETFIISNPAPIVVVETVIDATDCAIENSGSINLEISGGVEPYSFLWNTNETSEDLNNIGAGVYSVQITDAVGCVFTEQYTIFRQEPLDILVDEVIIKDCDLRTASKQLTANGSGGFSPYTYSWSSGTISGVDNHIMTTSDNDVYSVTITDSAGCSRQKSFNVSVPTIGATDFEYSSFAFDNYNLLSIKDPIQFTSLSTGDIRKITWNFGDGSPTIHEENPTYTYTKEGFYTIIYTVEYEVGCTYVLERIVHITKGYILITPNSFTPNGDGYNDRMKPVHEGFSEIEITIYTTWGATVYYEKSLNFKGWDGFIKGLPAENGNYVIVIKGLTFYKGEIIETLPFTLIK
- a CDS encoding PorP/SprF family type IX secretion system membrane protein, producing MKRVLILFFVFTSMVSYAQDVIFSQAFLVPETLNSSFTGSLRSTKVGSLYRSQWRNSTFKTNSNYGFFDTWLERYKIGVGVSFLNQTENISSYTYNQVNFNYSMAFQLNDTWFFRPSIVAGFGMKNYGFQNLLLGDQINLNTYTINTSSIDPAILRSQRNFFDFSSSLLFNNADSWIGITVRHLNKPNISLTENGNAPLNMFLSVHAKYYLPFLENQRTLFNRKSKVYLLSNFMMQGPYNRLDVGGQYVFENQFSLGITAGLTPIKNEFTSSIVSAVSTFVGFRWQGFRFGYSYDFNTTNLLNTGGIHEFSVSYDFDINIRALNRYKCISSF